A region from the Coffea eugenioides isolate CCC68of chromosome 9, Ceug_1.0, whole genome shotgun sequence genome encodes:
- the LOC113782312 gene encoding receptor kinase-like protein Xa21 produces the protein MASEVSFNFGMALLNSGLHHGPEYRMTQCISTRDIATDQSALLALRSQITSEPYQMLVNNWSVSSSVCQWIGVTCSSRHHRVIALNISNMGLTGTIHPQSLSLSFNSLSGKLPIEIGNLQSLKKLSIEYNYLSGSVPSKIFNISSLEIISFLSNSLSGSLPADMCSPPRRIKWLNLSDNKLGGQIPSTWFHCSQLQMLSLSINQFIGTIPNEIGNLTALEELYLGVNNFRATIPEQFCNLHRLKQLWINEASLTGSIPAQLFNISTLLLLVLNDNILSGNLPLSNRQRLPNLEVLSARGNELHGVIPASISNASNLYYLNLARNKFSGPIPDSLGDLRLLEHLNLGQNYFTCEPSILELSFISSLTKCKYLEFLGMNDNSFNGSIPKSIGNLSHSIEKIFAYESELKGSIPDCFGNLSNLLLLSLDGNHLTGSVPSTFKSLQKLQALSLENNLLSGPLPHHFCDMSSLYIVAIGQNQISGSIPSCLGNVTSLGYLLIDQNLLNSSIPANLWNLSDLLELDLSSNSLSGSLPEEMQNLKAATRLNLSENDISGNIPSSIGGLQNLLNLSFAQNKIEGSIPNSVGNMLSLQCLDLSHNDLSGVIPKSMEALSYLSYINLSFNKLNGEIPSGGPFKNFTSQSFMSNAALCGAPRFLVPLCSPPPLHRSTKKKVLQVIYLVSGIAVAIIAFIVAIISIRYRRKNNVPTAVSWTPLGKAERFSYYELLRATDGYNESNLLGTGSFGSVYRGTQIDGTQVAVKVFKLQLEGTHDSFVSECEVLRNLRHRNLTKVIGSCTNHGFKALVYEHMPNGSLEKWLYSHNHYLNLIERMSIMIDVANGLEYLHHGYTTPVVHCDIKPSNILLDEGMVAHVSDFGLSKLLSQEDCNLHTKTLATLGYIAPEYGAEGLVSTRSDVYSFGIVLMETFSRMKPSDQIFVGDLSLKSWIENSLHTRTTQTIDASLLSPEDEYLPEKLESIYLILELALSCCNERPRDRTSMNDVVVSLEKIKYQLVSVCGDQM, from the exons GCATCAGCACCAGGGACATTGCCACTGATCAGTCTGCCCTCCTTGCTTTAAGATCTCAGATCACTTCAGAGCCTTATCAAATGTTAGTAAACAACTGGTCTGTTTCGTCCTCAGTTTGTCAATGGATAGGAGTTACTTGTAGCTCTCGTCACCACAGGGTGATTGCCCTCAATATCTCAAACATGGGCCTTACTGGCACTATTCACCCCCAG TCATTGTCGTTGTCATTCAATTCTCTGTCTGGAAAACTTCCAATAGAGATTGGGAATCTGCAAAGCTTGAAGAAATTAAGCATTGAATATAATTATCTTTCAGGTTCAGTGCCATCCAAGATTTTCAATATCTCGTCATTGGAAATTATTTCATTTCTGAGTAATAGTCTGTCTGGTAGCCTTCCGGCTGACATGTGCTCCCCTCCTCGAAGAATCAAGTGGCTTAACCTATCGGATAATAAGTTAGGTGGTCAAATACCATCAACGTGGTTCCACTGTTCACAGCTTCAAATGCTATCCTTGTCTATCAATCAGTTTATTGGAACCATACCAAATGAAATTGGAAACTTGACAGCGCTGGAGGAGCTATATCTTGGCGTTAACAATTTTAGAG CAACAATACCAGAACAATTCTGTAATCTGCATAGACTGAAACAGCTCTGGATAAATGAAGCTAGCTTAACCGGATCTATACCAGCTCAACTCTTCAACATATCAACTCTACTACTTCTTGTACTGAATGACAATATTCTTTCCGGCAATCTTCCATTAAGCAACCGCCAAAGATTACCAAACTTGGAAGTTCTGTCCGCTCGTGGCAACGAGCTGCATGGAGTAATACCGGCCTCCATCTCAAATGCCTCTAATCTATATTACTTAAATCTTGCTAGAAACAAATTTAGTGGTCCGATTCCTGACTCCCTTGGAGATCTAAGATTGCTTGAACATTTGAATCTGGGACAGAATTATTTTACTTGTGAACCTTCCATATTGGAATTGAGCTTCATCAGTTCCTTGACCAAGTGCAAATATCTTGAATTCTTAGGCATGAATGACAACTCTTTCAATGGCTCCATACCTAAATCTATTGGGAATCTATCTCATTCCATAGAGAAAATTTTTGCTTATGAATCTGAACTCAAGGGAAGCATTCCAGATTGCTTTGGAAATTTGAGCAATTTATTACTTTTGAGTCTGGACGGAAATCACTTGACTGGATCAGTCCCATCCACGTTCAAAAGTTTGCAAAAGCTTCAAGCATTAAGTCTAGAAAATAACCTACTGAGTGGTCCTCTGCCACATCATTTTTGTGACATGAGTAGCTTGTACATAGTAGCAATCGGTCAAAATCAGATTTCAGGGTCTATTCCTTCGTGCCTTGGTAATGTTACTTCTTTGGGGTATCTCCTTATTGACCAAAACTTATTGAACTCTAGCATACCTGCTAACTTGTGGAATCTTAGTGATCTCCTGGAActagatttgtcctcaaattctTTGAGTGGTTCACTTCCTGAAGAAATGCAAAACTTGAAGGCAGCAACAAGGTTAAATTTGTCAGAAAATGACATTTCAGGGAACATTCCAAGCTCAATTGGAGGTCTTCAGAATTTACTTAACCTTTCTTTTGcacaaaataaaattgaaggATCAATTCCCAACTCAGTTGGTAACATGCTAAGCTTGCAATGCTTGGACCTATCCCATAATGATCTATCCGGTGTGATCCCAAAGTCCATGGAAGCACTTTCTTATCTCAGCTACATCAACCTTTCTTTTAACAAATTGAACGGTGAAATTCCATCTGGTGGTCCCTTCAAGAACTTCACAAGTCAATCATTCATGTCTAATGCTGCACTCTGTGGTGCACCAAGGTTTCTTGTCCCTCTTTGTAGCCCTCCACCTCTTCACAGATCAACTAAAAAGAAAGTACTGCAAGTGATATATCTAGTGTCAGGTATAGCTGTAGCAATTATTGCTTTCATTGTGGCAATTATATCCATAAGATATCGAAGGAAGAATAACGTTCCAACAGCAGTAAGTTGGACGCCTCTGGGAAAAGCAGAAAGGTTCTCATATTATGAACTTTTACGAGCAACAGATGGCTACAATGAGAGTAATTTACTTGGCACAGGGAGTTTTGGGTCAGTCTATAGAGGTACCCAAATAGATGGGACTCAGGTGGCAGTGAAAGTTTTCAAATTGCAATTAGAAGGAACACACGATAGTTTTGTTTCAGAATGTGAGGTACTACGCAATCTTCGCCACCGAAATCTCACCAAAGTGATTGGGAGTTGTACTAACCATGGCTTCAAAGCCTTGGTGTATGAGCATATGCCTAACGGGAGTCTTGAGAAATGGTTGTACTCTCACAAtcattatttaaatttaatagaaAGAATGAGCATAATGATAGATGTTGCTAATGGATTGGAGTATCTCCACCATGGTTATACGACACCAGTGGTTCACTGTGATATCAAGCCTAGTAACATCTTGCTCGATGAAGGTATGGTTGCTCATGTCAGTGACTTTGGTctttcaaaacttttgagtcAAGAAGACTGTAATTTGCACACCAAGACCCTTGCAACTCTAGGTTATATTGCACCAG AATATGGAGCTGAAGGTTTGGTATCAACAAGAAGTGATGTTTATAgttttggaattgttttgatggaAACTTTTTCAAGAATGAAGCCTAGTGATCAAATATTTGTTGGCGATCTAAGCCTAAAGAGTTGGATAGAAAATTCACTTCACACTAGGACAACACAGACTATAGATGCCAGCCTACTCTCGCCAGAAGATGAGTATCTTCCAGAGAAGTTGGAGAGCATTTATCTGATCCTGGAATTGGCTTTGAGCTGCTGCAACGAACGTCCAAGAGATAGGACCAGCATGAATGATGTTGTAGTGTCACTTGAGAAGATCAAGTATCAATTAGTCAGTGTCTGCGGTgaccaaatgtga